Genomic window (Musa acuminata AAA Group cultivar baxijiao chromosome BXJ1-9, Cavendish_Baxijiao_AAA, whole genome shotgun sequence):
ACTGCATTTCATTGCTCACAATTGGAACAATTGTTTTATTGACTTGCCACTCCTGAAATCTCTTGATGCCAGTGGCTGTGTTTCTTTGTTGAGCGTACGGAAGGCAACAAATGGCTGCCAGAGATTATGTATTGCACAAGATGATGATTCCATCTCTTGGCTTATCAAGTGGAACCAAGAGTTGATGTCTGCCTCAAATCTATGTTTTATGCCTCAAAGCACACAAAAAGCTCTAAGAGTGTCTAGAGGAGTTCTTGATTGGCTTCAGGAGTCTGTGAATCTGCAGCTTGTTAGTGTTGAAGACTATGGATCAAAGGTGGTAAAAGCACTGACTGATAGAAGGCTTGTAATTGCATTCACTCACTTCCTATATCACTCTCTTATCAATGATTATGCTTCCGATTGGTGCATCGGACAGTTGTGTTCTTCCCTGCCGATTGTAGATGACTATGGGCATGTGACTGTTCAAAGGACACAGGTGCTCATGCCAGCTAAAGTGAGCAAGTGGGCAGGATTATTGGGTTCAAATCCATGGAGAGCAGAACGTTACGTTGTATTGTGCACAGAGTACTTGTCGCCAGGGGCGTTTGCTGGCACCTATACATCTGAAGGACAGATCTTGCACTTCCTACAAAGTCACGTAAAGGCCTCAGATGTCCCTTATGTTTATCCTCCAGATGCTGCATTTACTACTGTCTACTCTCCTTTGACAAAGGAAAATGCATTCTTGCTACTTGAATGGATTCGAAATATAAGATCCAAAGGAATTAACAAACTGCAGAACTTTCTGAACTGCATTAGAACTGGAAGTTGGTTGAAGACATCTATTGGTTACAAGCCACCTTCTGAGTCATTCCTTCCGAGCTCAGAATGGGGAAATTTACTACAAATTTCCTCAGTCCTCGTTGACATACCATTAATCAACCAAGAATTTTATGGAAAAAATATATGGGATTACACTGAAGAACTTAAAGAAATCGGTGTCAGATTTGAATTTCAGCAGGCATCAAAATATATTGGCAAGCATCTCACGGATTTAGCGGCTCACTCCATCTTGACCAGAGGAAATGTTTATTCATTGCTGAGGTTGATCAGATACTTGAGAGAGAAGCAGTTGTCGCCTGAGTCTTTGATTCAGAGCGTCAAAGACGGTAGATGTTTACAGACTTCCCATGGTTACAAGACCCCATCAGAATCCATACTGCTTGATTCAGAATGGACAATTGCATCACAAGTTAGTAGTCTCCCCTTAATAGATACTAACTTTTATGGTGAGGAAATTATTGATTACAAGACTGAACTTGATTTACTTGGAGTTTTAGTTGGGTTTAACAAAAATTACCAGCTAGTGGTTGATAATTTTAAAATGCCTACAAGTCTTACATCTTCTCATGCTACTATTTTCATACTCAAGTGTATTCAACATGCTCGTGCCCCTGATAAGCTCATAGAAAAGACAAGGCAGATGAAATGGTTGAAGACCCATCTTGGCTACAAAACACCAAGTGAATCTTTTCTGGTTACTTCAGAAGTGTGTCTTCTAAACATGGTCAATGGTGTGCCAATAATTGATGAGGGGTTCTATGGCAGCAGAATCAGGTCATATAAAGAAGAGCTGAAGAAAATAGGAGTTGGTGTCGATATTGATGATCTATCCAAAGTTATTGCTACCCAACTGAAACAACTCATAGCTTCTTCATCTGTTACAAGCAAAAATGTTCTTGCTTTACTAGCATGTTACAGAAAGATGGGTAGTAAATTTCCAACTGATCTTTTGGCCTTTACCCATCATGAGAAATGGTTGCATACCAGGCTGGGCTTCAGATCTCCCAAGGATTCGATCCTACTAGATACAGAGTGGGAGTCCATCTCATCGATAGCCAGTCTTCCCCTCATTGATGGCAATTCTTCATTCTATGGTCACTCTAATGAAATTTACAATTACAAAAATGAGCTCAAGGATTTTGGTGTTGTGGTGGATTTCAAAAGGGGGGCAGAATTTGTTATAAAGGGTATTCGCATTCCCAAAAATCCTTCAGTCATCACCCGGGCAAATGTTCTTTCCTTGCTGAAGTGCATCCACAATCTGAAAGGGAAAATGGAGGTTCTTCCTAATGAGTTCATGAAAAGCATAATAAGCAAGAGTTGGCTAAAGACCACTACGGGCTACAAATCTCCAGGAGAGTGTCTCCTCTTTGATCCAAAGTGGGGTTTACAAAGGGAAGATGGGCCCTTCATTGATAATGAATTTTATGGCTCAGAGATTACATCCTACAAGAATCAACTTAAAGAAATTGGAGTGATTGTGGATGCCACTGGCGGATGCTTGTTAATTGCACGTCATATCAAATTTCATTCTGATATTACGGCAGTCTCCAGAGTTTACATGCACTTGAGTGAATTTAAATGGGAGCCAGAAAATGAAGCTGCAGATTGGATATGGATCCCAAGTGGAAGTGGTGGTGGCCAATGGGTGAGTTCTAGCAGTTGCATACTTTACGATAAAAATCATATGTTTGGCTCCCAACTCTATGTTTTGGACAAGTATTATgagacaaaacttcttggattcttTACCACGATTCTTGGGGTTCGGCATGGTCCAAATATTCAGGATTACTGCAAACTCTGGTGCTCATGGGAAGCTTCACTGCACCACCCGACAGTCTTGCAATGTTCTGCTTTCTGGGAGTTCATTGCAAAGCACTGGAATGCTAAGACAGAGAAGCTGCTACTGGGCTGCATATCAAAGCTTCCAGTGCAAAAGAATAATGAGATAATGCTGTCCAACAAGCAAGATGTATTCATTCCCGATGACCTCTTGCTGAAGGATCTGTTCGACAAGTGTTCTGATGAAGCAATTTTCATATGGTATCCTTCAACTAGCACTCCTGCACTGTCTAGAGCAAATTTGAACAAGATCTATATCAGTATTGGTGTCAGAACAATTTCGGAGGCTGTAGAAAAAGATGAGTCCTTCACAGCAGAAGGCGCCATTGTTAGGGAAGTTGATCCAGGATCTCTGGTGTCGAAAGATGGGTTGCTCAGGATCGTTCTTGCATTTCTCTGTGATGCTTCTTTAACTACAAGTTCTGCTGAAAGGCATCGCATTGTTAATAACCTGTGGAATTTACAAGTTTTGGAGCTGGATGAACCCATTACGGTAAGCTACAAGTTGTCACTCGCCACAGGCAAGAATTTGATTGTGAAGGCTAGCAAAATGTTTCTCTGGGAGAAGGACAATGCTAAGTTGTTCGTACAGAGCATCGAtggttcaaagagaaagagaggcagcatcGAATTCGCCACATTTTTTGCAGATGTAATATCACAGGGCCTGTTGTTTGAAATGTCTGATCAGATTGCTGCACTCTCTGAGCTGATTAGGTTGGGCTGCTTGTTAGACTTTGAGGAAGATGCTGTGGAGTTTCTGTTGAAGACCAAAAACCTCCAATTGTTTGCTGAGGACGAAGAGCTTCTATCATCCGTATCAACCTCCTCGAAGGTCTGAGTCACCAACAAGTAGACCACTGTTCTGCGACGTCAAAGttatcatgttttgttcttttttgGATAACTTTGATGCATGCTTTTTTCTCTGTTTATCAACACTATGTTCTAGTTCATGTTAGTATGATGATGTCCATGCATGTTAGACCATTTGTATATGAACTAAGCTTGATATATCAACTGTCTATTTTGTATGATCTTGGTTTCCTATACGTTTGTTTCCTTTTTGAAATACAGATTATTGAATTATGTGATATAAAGTTTAAATTAAATAGGTATTTCTGGTTTACTTTTTAATTCTTGATAGGATATGTCATAGTTTAGCCGATTGTTTTTGTCTCCTTTTACTTATTGTAAGTGAGTTGAGGTCTTAATGGGTTAGACTTAAATTGTGTGAACATCTGACACAACTCTACTTATCTCGATTGGCTTACATATTGAATCTTCATAAGGCTCAATTGCGGCTCTAACAACTTGAGGGTCCAAACATGACATAATCTACAATACTGAGGAAACAGAATTTATATGATAGATATGACTGACTTCCTTGCTTATAAACAAAATGCAAAAGGTAAGTTTTTGCCAACCACCATGACTTGGGCTGCTGATGTtgcaattattattattcttacttATTGACAAgagatgattcaatttgatgcCGAGTGTGGCAGGCAGTGTTCTGTGTGGAAGAATGCTGCAGCATATATTAGTATAGGATTGCAAGAGAAGTCGAGCTTAAGGTGGCAGCGATGTGTGGGTGGGGGTGAAGGACGAGAAAAGAGGGATTTTTGTTGCATCGAAGAAGACTGTGGAGCTTCTTCTCCACCTCGTTACGTCCATCGATAAAACTTTGAGCAGGTCTCGGAAACAACGAAGGATTGACTCTTCACCTTCTCATCTTGCCGTCCACCCAGGTAACTTTAAGCTGTCCCATTGCGTCCCCTTTGACGACGATTTTGTATTTATCCTTTTTTTAACATAACGATTATGTATGTTGTTATCTTTAGATTTTTGTTCCTGCTTTATTTATATAGTATGTAAAAAATTGATAATAGGCTTAAAAGTCTCGTTTTCTTTGATTTTGGTGGTTGTTCTAGATTTACAAATATAGGTTGTCATGTGGACATTTGTGAGGATTTCGATTTTGGAACATTTATTATGTGATCGTTCAAAGCTTGTGAAGTTAATTTGTATtgaatatgaaatatttattgaAATGATTGATTGTGAATCCCGAGTGAAACGTTTTCTTTAATCCATTTTCTATTTTGTAAGTCCTAAGAGACTATAGGAGATTTTGAGAAGGTTGATCTTTATGGATAAACACGTAAGGGTACCGCATGACTtagtaaaaccagctaagtatgTGACATAtgttatcagagcaggacaaacaCATATATAAATACTTTGCATGCAAACGTGGAGGATCTAGTGAGGGTGCGTTGAGAGCAACtagcacgcgcgatcgtttgaggGAAACAAGAATAGAGATGTATAAGAAaaagagtcgcttagaggagTAAACATCTGAGATTgatattcagaggaatgaccaacccttcatgCAAAAGGCATTACGAGAACAAGCAACTTGAGAAGAATGTattgcacacaaaggttgggatggctgagtttgagctacggctcgacgtttgcaaccatacttgatggtgctcaaggcaagcgagacgcttggtaaatgATGAAACCGTGCAAAGTGGAATGTGttgttcagcgaccgaaagagttgtgcaaagctcataaggTGAGGAGAATTATTTACTCAAAGAATTCAATACTCATGTAAGGACttatatgcggatgatggaatgtctgtggccatcccaaggcgatcgaaactcgatgTCAtgaagcattaaaactttctcttcggcatgagaatgatatgtccgtaggaggttgatgtgtgcagcgagttcagcatgttgctaggccttaagggATGCAACAAGGGTTGTATTGGTGATGAGCCCCAATCTAGTAAGTGCATTTGTGTGGGCAGAACAATACATAGTTTGTTCAATAAGGTGAAGTGGTACAATGAGATGGTAGTCTCCGAAACTTCTAAAGGGAATGATGTGAAGAGAAAAGTTATTCCAACGGGACATATACTTTGAAAGGATGAGTTCcgattctctagagggagaatcatgtgcaacagatcgcacatgttgaggagtatctCAAGACAACAACTCCATAAAGCTCAACAAACCGAGCAAGcaacgaggagtcatcgcatgatcttgcATGAGATAATTTTGTTGAAAGGCATTGCATTATTAAGAACTTGTACAATTTACAAGCTTTAGTGTTAGATGAACCTATTATCGTAATGTCATGGATGATCAGATCGTTCGTTATTTTTGTTTGCTTTTTATATATGTTTGGCAATGTGTTTTTACTTCAAAATTATGAGCAGGAATAGTTTGTAGGATCACAGAGTAAGAATAAACAAAACTATCCCAAAATAATTTAGTTTTtgtgttatgattttttttttttttttgtagattaTGGTGCAGACCAAAACATCAGCCTTTTCAACACCTTAAAATCTTGCAAGTGGCATAAGGTTGGATGGAGGTTTGGAGTAGTGTTGATATTGATTAAATTTATAAGTTTACACATTAAGCTTACCGAAATATGTCAACATGCTTGATATTTTATTACGAATTTAGTTATGACATCCTTGTGTATATATCCGCAAAGGATTAGTCATTATGGTTCCTTAAAGATttgcaaaagagaaaacgagttagagaaaatattTAACTCAGGATCCATAAGTAAttatttcaacaaacacttgataggcaatgaaaattacaaacatagacttcgtaAGTTCTAAACAGTCACTCAACAAAGAGTCTAAGGTGGTTTGTGACAGACAAAAGTTCTTACAAGTGTACACACGATAATGCTATGGAATAAAGTAGCGAATCAACTCTAAACATTAACCCAAAGGTCCATCCAACTATGTTCCATCCAAGTAGCTCTTGAATGATGTTCTAGCTAACACTACACTATTCTACAGAGTTAGAAAACCCTCAAAATGACTACTTGGATGATCTTTTATTGGACAACTTTGCCTTTGTGCAATGATTGTATACAATCTATTTACAAGTCTGAAATGATCAAAAAAGCTAACAAAAAGGGGCTACCAACCCTATTGGAAGCCTTCTGCATAATGTGTAAagtataaataaaatcaaaagataCGAAAATACATGAGTATTATATCAAACACTTTAtaattttgtccatgacattctcccccacttatttcttAGACATCATTGTCTAAGCCTTTGTAGGCATTGCATCTCTTTGTCTTTACTGAATCTTTAATCTTCTGTTCCAGTTATAACACGCCACTTGGCTCTCAACTACTCATCATTGTTGTTGTTAtgcaatcaaaatttgatctgcTACTTCAAATTGTCAATGACTATGCCTTGACTTTAGTGTAGGGTTGATAGAATTATGTTGATCTTTGTTGATTCTTGTGAATCATTCAAATAAAGGAAAAAACCTTCCTTATTATGTGCTTAGTATCTTAAACATCTCATGTCACTTGAATTATGTGGATAttggttggagctttaatgaataTTATCTCATagactttaatattttttttaagtctTTCCTTTGTAAAGTTTGTCCATCAATTCTTCTTCCACGTAGTTATCACATCCAAGTAGATCTATATCATTTTCACTTTCGATTGATATTCTGTTAAGAAATGAAGTGGATAGTCTACTCTCGATAGCATCGATTGCCATTATTGATGATTCAAGAATTGTTGTCTTCCACAAAGTTTTTTCAAAGGGTTTATAAACTTGTACCGAGCTCCTCTACTAAATAAATAAGAGAAGTAGAATACTCAATTTCACCTAATCTCTAAAGAGTTGAGAATACAAAGTTTACTCAACTTCGCCCGCCTACTTAACTTTATGCATCGTATTGGTTATTAGTCTTTacttactctttgctcacactttcaaAACATtcgaagtatttgcactccttacgttgagttagctattgcgATTCGCCTTCTCATTACTACCAAACTTCTGTAATGTAAGAAGTTTTGTGCGAAAAATATAAGGTTTTGTTCCAACTTTGAGTAAGTCTAATAGTTTTGGTAGCCTATAGGATTCTACCATCTTTACCATTATTTTTGCAGCCTACTCTTGTAAGTAGAAAATGTATGGCACTGCCTACTTCATTCTTTGGACGAGCATTCTTGTATTGACCTATAGTCTCCTACTTTTGGCTATTTAAATAAGAAGCTCATTGCTATCGATCTTATGAAGTTCTTTGGCTTTTGCATTTCAGTCTTATTttagtacttggagtttgtcttTACATTATCTACCTCCTTGACATCTTTCATTACTAAGTACTCTCCCTCCATAAGAACAAGGGATCGATAAATTTATGGAAGTCATACTTATGCAGTATCATAGTGTTGCCATAACTATGGCCCTAGTACCCGTCGTCTCATATTTGTATATCTTTTCTTTGCGATCGATAGTCCACCTCTACAATATTGTAACACTATTCCgagttcacctccattctaatcGATGTTTGGTTTTAAGTAGCTAAGTCACTTTGGACCCACCATCGCTTCCTCACTCCTTTCGACCAATTGCTTCAGATTGCAACTCGTCTCTATCATCGTATTATAAGACTCACGTCAATTTTATTCTCCTTCGTAATAACTTGAATAGTAACACTATAGTATATTCTTTAAAAATACTCACCTTCGTATCCTCTTCCCTGTATCAAATCCTTGTGACCCCAACTTTGCCTCTCCAAATGTCCATTCGTTGGTCAAACAATTTGGTGTCAATTGTGCTGAGCATTCAAGTATGGTTTGAAACATGCAGAGTACCCAGCTATATCGATCACCAAAACATGCAGAGTACCCAGCTATATGGATGGAGCAGTTCCAGTTCCATTTGCACTGGTACTGGTGCAAGCAGAAGAGCAACCAGAGCACGAAGTTATGACCATTATGTATCCCGTTCTGCTCATAAAAATTTCAATAGAATTGTGTTCCTTTCCTGAGGAGCAAGACACAAGAGTTTGACCAAGAAATTGACACTTCTGATTTGTACACTTTCTGGTCCATCTTGTATCCAACAATGTTATCCTATTCGATCGAAGTCTTCACACCTGGAGTCCTTTAATCCTAGCGATGGCCTGACCTTTAAAATACTAACGATTGTATAATTTCACCGTAATCATGTTTCAttcgtttgattttttttttcctttttcgaaATCTTGCATACGAGAAAGATTATGCCCAATCTACTTGATAAGATGAAAATGGCTCCCCTAACATTATGTCTAATCTTGTAATGTGTCTTACCATCTTACCTAATTCATTCATACCAAGTTCGGTGGTAGCATAACGACACACCATTCCGAGACGGATTGGCTTGGACATGTATAGATTTCACTGTACTGCTACATCATAAACCAAGCAATAATGTAAAAGGTTTATTGGACATGGATGGAAGAAACTAATCACATACAGAGATTACCTTCGACAACCAGCAATTTTATGATCATGCCCCGAAAGGGTGGGGTACGTGTAATTGTTGCAGCTCAAAGTATGCCTTACAGACTTGGACGACCAAGCGATTGTACAATGCTAAGAAACATCGAGTGTGAAAGCCTGAATGAGCCCGTGCTGTGCTTTCACTCGATATTGAACTTGAACAAATTGTAGCTAAAGTAAATACAATCTTACAAATCAATGTTCAATGTGACGGTGGAATCCAAATTTCACGGGGAGTCAAATGAAAGACCTCTGCTTTAGCAAAAACACAAGTCATGATGCAATTCATTGTGGTTGCCGAGAGCTTGTATATGAACTCGTAAATGATGCACCGAGAAGCAACGTGTTATCAAGTGATAAAAAAATCTCTCTCATGCCATCAGTAATCTGATGTGCCTACAAGTCAAGGAGAAGCCTTCGTGGATCTTCAACCACATCTTTAATACGTCGCAGGAAGAAAACAGCTTCTCTTCCATCAATTAATCTATGATCATAGGTCAGTGCAACATACATCATTGGCCTTGGGACAATGTTGCCACCAACCACCATAGGGCGAGATACTATGGAGTGCATGCCTAAGATCGCAGACTGCAGAAACATGTTATGTGAGGTCAGAGTACATCATGATCACAAGTTCCCATCTTTCTTAAGGTTTAGGTGTATTACTTGTGGGGGGTTGATGATCGGTGTACTCAGAAGGCTTCCATAGACTCCACCATTGGAGATTGTGAATGTTCCTCCAGCCATCTCATCTATGGATATTGTCCCGTTGCTTGCCTTCTTTGCAAGGGTGTTAATCTCCTTCTCTATTTCCGCAAAATTCATTCTATCAGCATTACGGATTACTGGAACCACAAGGCCCTGCAAAAAATTAAGAAATGAAATTCACAATTTAACTCTTAGTGTCTTGTAGTGCTCCAATGCTTGGATGCCAATAATGCAAAAGCAATAAATGTAGGACACCATGTATATATATCAATTGCTCAATCGAATCATCCAAATAGACGAGAAAGCACAGGACCTTAGGTGTACCAACAGCTATGCTGACATCGATGTAATCCCTGTATATAATATCATCACCATCAATGACTGCATTAATTATTGGCTGGTTTTGAAGTCCAGAAACAGCAGCCTAGCACCATGACaagataataatgaatatacaggcAAACAAAAAGAATACACAATGTTCACATGACAATACCTTGACAAAACCAGACATAAGTCCCAACTTCACACCATGCTTTTCCACAAAGGCATCTTTATAATCAAAACGGAGCTTCATCAGATTAGTCCTACaaaataaaatacattatgataaTGAAGCAGAACATATGGAAAttgattcatatttttttttgtgaaaagggAGGAAAGAATCTCCACTCGAAGCTTTCATAAACAAAATACAGATATGAGAAGGAAAAATATAAAGGAAAGAATCTCCACTTGAAGCTTCCGTAAGCAAAGTACAGAAATGAGAAGGAAAAATATAAGGGAAGGAAAAGATTAACATTATCTATACATTAGAAAGCTGTCAGCAAATATTGAGTGAACTCAGGATGGAAGGGTTAGAACTTTTTAGATTTCCAATTTTATCCTCAAGATTTGACGATTGCCATCCAGCCTCATTCATCAAAGTGTTCACCTATCCTAGAGATTTTCTTACCACTCATGCTTCTCCATCTCTTTTTCACCCAACTCTAGTCTTAAGAGTGATTGCCCTTCGTCAACCCTTACTGCCCAACCCAAAAGCAGACATCTAATGCAGTCATAACTGCTACCTCCATGAAATTGTGCACCACAAATAGGATGACTTTGGACAAAAAGAGAAGTGGCTTGAGCAAAAGGAGAAGTGAATCCTTATTCTTTCTTTCATCTGAAAGAGGAAATCTGAATATTGTTATTAGGGATAATCATCGatatttaaagaatcaaagaTCCTTTAATGGGTACAGTTCACTCTCTGCATTAAGGTAATCAGTGTCTTTTGTCAACTGCCAGATGTGGACCATCAGTGAGGTCTGTTTTCCTATCCTGATCTCTGATTGACTTCATCTCTCCTTTCCAGTCCCTCCTTCCTGTTGCTCTCCTTGTTCTTGGTTTTCACTATTAACTCATTATTATCCACTCAAATATCAGTTTTGATTGTTCCAGAGAAACATAACAATTTTATGTAGAAAATTAGGTTAGATCAATAAACTTCTGCTTGGTTTGGGGGCCAATGTTATCGATTAAGACACAAATTGAGTTTATGAAGCCACATGATCTATGAACTCGCATtcgcttaaaagaaaaaaaaacacttttttttttttacattaaagCAAACTTATTTGTCGATTTCGGGtccttctttttcttgttctaaGAACCTTGCCTTCCTCTGCCCTCAAGAATCCAGTTGCTGGAGGACAACACTGGTATAGCCCTTGCCTCCAACACAAGGGCTAAACATAACTTAAAGTAGGGTGCTGCAACTACTAAGAAGCCTTGGATTCTGCACTGTAATGTTCAAGCTCCAGTAAAATCCATAAGAACTAGTTGTTAATACACTTTTGATGGTCATGTCAAGTACCCACCTTAACATACGCAAAGAAATCATCTTGTCAAATCATTTAATGCCTGTGAAACCATGAGACTGATGACCCTCAGACATGTTTTTCTGCTTCTAGTGAATACTCAAAACAAAGAACAATCCAATTACCACAACCAAAGCTCTGAAGAAATTAAAAAAGGAAAAGTTTAAGACTGATGACAACAGAATAACTCTCTGACATGAATGTTGTTAAAGTCGGTGTTGCACTCATAATTTCAGAATATGTTCTATAAGTACTACTATAAGTTGATgagaataaaattttcttttgtcattttCTAATCTCTTTATTAACAGATCAGATTCTTGTTGAGGAtttcatt
Coding sequences:
- the LOC135592292 gene encoding uncharacterized protein LOC135592292, whose translation is MAAASTGPRDHIERIRRERYYIGREEKNPLAEDIHQAVSYLSEELYSKDVHFLMELIQNAEDNKYKEGVTPSLEFVITSKDITMTGASSTLLLFNNEIGFSPANIDSICRIGKSTKKGRRHLGYIGEKGIGFKSVFLISSKPHIFSNGYQIRFNEEPSPDCNLGYIVPEWVESNPNLSDIQNIYGSSKSLPSTTIILPLKSEKESTVKKQLSSLHPEVLLFLSKVRQLSVREDNDDPKLNTVSQISISSEANYQMRKNLNAESYTLHLAAHEVDKNDEEACSYYMWKQKFPVKPESIVKKRMEVEECVITLAFPSGRRLNRGMKLSGIFSFLPTEMVTGFSFIIQADFLLVSSRESILLDSPWNQGILSCVPSAFINAFVTLVKGADDAPSFSVPYLFNFIPVKSSSIPQLDSVRLSIKEKVAAEHIIPCEPYTSQRIFCKPSEVSRLIPAFWNVLIKAQKFGVDIRSLHSHGRYIVNSYFDNEEYDQVLGFLGVEYVEKAWYGKFIECSNLAKEVPDDIYVVLLHFIAHNWNNCFIDLPLLKSLDASGCVSLLSVRKATNGCQRLCIAQDDDSISWLIKWNQELMSASNLCFMPQSTQKALRVSRGVLDWLQESVNLQLVSVEDYGSKVVKALTDRRLVIAFTHFLYHSLINDYASDWCIGQLCSSLPIVDDYGHVTVQRTQVLMPAKVSKWAGLLGSNPWRAERYVVLCTEYLSPGAFAGTYTSEGQILHFLQSHVKASDVPYVYPPDAAFTTVYSPLTKENAFLLLEWIRNIRSKGINKLQNFLNCIRTGSWLKTSIGYKPPSESFLPSSEWGNLLQISSVLVDIPLINQEFYGKNIWDYTEELKEIGVRFEFQQASKYIGKHLTDLAAHSILTRGNVYSLLRLIRYLREKQLSPESLIQSVKDGRCLQTSHGYKTPSESILLDSEWTIASQVSSLPLIDTNFYGEEIIDYKTELDLLGVLVGFNKNYQLVVDNFKMPTSLTSSHATIFILKCIQHARAPDKLIEKTRQMKWLKTHLGYKTPSESFLVTSEVCLLNMVNGVPIIDEGFYGSRIRSYKEELKKIGVGVDIDDLSKVIATQLKQLIASSSVTSKNVLALLACYRKMGSKFPTDLLAFTHHEKWLHTRLGFRSPKDSILLDTEWESISSIASLPLIDGNSSFYGHSNEIYNYKNELKDFGVVVDFKRGAEFVIKGIRIPKNPSVITRANVLSLLKCIHNLKGKMEVLPNEFMKSIISKSWLKTTTGYKSPGECLLFDPKWGLQREDGPFIDNEFYGSEITSYKNQLKEIGVIVDATGGCLLIARHIKFHSDITAVSRVYMHLSEFKWEPENEAADWIWIPSGSGGGQWVSSSSCILYDKNHMFGSQLYVLDKYYETKLLGFFTTILGVRHGPNIQDYCKLWCSWEASLHHPTVLQCSAFWEFIAKHWNAKTEKLLLGCISKLPVQKNNEIMLSNKQDVFIPDDLLLKDLFDKCSDEAIFIWYPSTSTPALSRANLNKIYISIGVRTISEAVEKDESFTAEGAIVREVDPGSLVSKDGLLRIVLAFLCDASLTTSSAERHRIVNNLWNLQVLELDEPITVSYKLSLATGKNLIVKASKMFLWEKDNAKLFVQSIDGSKRKRGSIEFATFFADVISQGLLFEMSDQIAALSELIRLGCLLDFEEDAVEFLLKTKNLQLFAEDEELLSSVSTSSKV